In one Nomascus leucogenys isolate Asia chromosome 13, Asia_NLE_v1, whole genome shotgun sequence genomic region, the following are encoded:
- the CHPF2 gene encoding chondroitin sulfate glucuronyltransferase isoform X1, with protein sequence MRLSSLLALLRPALPLILGLSLGCSLSLLRVSWIQGEGEDPCVEAVGERGGPQNPDSRARLDQSDEDFKPRIVPYYRDPNKPYKKVLRTRYIQTELGSRERLLVAVLTSRATLSTLAVAVNRTVAHHFPRLLYFTGQRGARAPAGMQVVSHGDERPAWLMSETLRHLHTHFGADYDWFFIMQDDTYVQAPRLAALAGHLSINQDLYLGRAEEFIGAGEQARYCHGGFGYLLSRSLLLRLRPHLDGCRGDILSARPDEWLGRCLIDSLGVGCVSQHQGQQYRSFELAKNRDPEKEGSSAFLSAFAVHPVSEGTLMYRLHKRFSALELERAYSEIEQLQAQIRNLTVLTPEGEAGLSWPVGLPAPFTPHSRFEVLGWDYFTEQHTFSCADGAPKCPLQGASRADVGDALETALEQLNRRYQPRLRFQKQRLLNGYRRFDPARGMEYTLDLLLECVTQRGHRRALARRVSLLRPLSRVEILPMPYVTEATRVQLVLPLPVAEAAAAPAFLEAFAANVLEPREHALLTLLLVYGPREGGRGAPDPFLGVKAAAAELERRYPGTRLAWLAVRAEAPSQVRLMDVVSKKHPVDTLFFLTTVWTRPGPEVLNRCRMNAISGWQAFFPVHFQEFNPALSPQRSPPGPPGAGPDPPSPPGADPSRGAPIGGRFDRQASAEGCFYNADYLAARARLAGELAGQEEEEALEGLEVMDVFLRFSGLHLFRAVEPGLVQKFSLRDCSPRLSEELYHRCRLSNLEGLGGRAQLAMALFEQEQANST encoded by the exons ATGCGACTGAGCTCCCTGTTGGCTCTGCTGCGGCCAGCGCTTCCCCTCATCCTAGGGCTGTCTCTGGGGTGCAGCCTGAGCCTTCTGCGGGTTTCCTGGATCCAGGGGGAGGGAGAAGATCCCTGTGTCGAGGCTGTAGGGGAGCGAGGAGGGCCACAGAATCCAGATTCGAGAGCTCGGCTAGACCAAAGTGATGAAGACTTCAAACCCCGGATTGTCCCCTACTACAGGGACCCCAACAAGCCCTACAAGAAGGTGCTCAG GACTCGGTACATCCAGACAGAGCTGGGCTCCCGTGAGCGGTTGCTGGTGGCTGTCCTGACCTCCCGAGCTACACTGTCCACTTTGGCCGTCGCTGTGAACCGTACAGTGGCCCATCACTTCCCTCGGTTACTCTACTTCACTGGGCAGCGGGGGGCCCGGGCTCCAGCAGGGATGCAGGTGGTGTCTCATGGGGATGAGCGGCCCGCCTGGCTCATGTCAGAGACCCTGCGCCACCTTCACACACACTTTGGGGCCGACTACGACTGGTTCTTCATCATGCAGGATGACACATATGTGCAGGCCCCCCGTCTGGCAGCCCTTGCTGGCCACCTCAGCATCAACCAAGACCTGTACTTAGGCCGGGCAGAGGAGTTCATTGGCGCAGGCGAGCAGGCCCGGTACTGTCATGGGGGCTTTGGCTACCTGTTGTCGCGGAGTCTCCTGCTTCGTCTGCGGCCACATCTGGATGGCTGCCGAGGAGACATTCTCAGTGCCCGTCCTGACGAGTGGCTTGGACGCTGCCTCATTGACTCTCTGGGCGTCGGCTGTGTCTCACAGCACCAG GGGCAGCAGTATCGCTCATTTGAACTGGCCAAAAATAGGGACCCTGAGAAGGAAGGGAGCTCGGCTTTCCTGAGTGCCTTCGCCGTGCACCCTGTCTCCGAAGGTACCCTCATGTACCGGCTCCACAAACGCTTCAGCGCTCTGGAGTTGGAGCGGGCTTACAGTGAAATAGAACAACTGCAG GCTCAGATCCGGAACCTGACCGTGCTGACCCCCGAAGGGGAGGCAGGGCTGAGCTGGCCCGTTGGGCTCCCTGCTCCTTTCACACCACACTCTCGCTTTGAGGTGCTGGGCTGGGACTACTTCACAGAGCAGCACACCTTCTCCTGTGCAGATGGGGCTCCCAAGTGCCCACTACAGGGGGCTAGCAGGGCGGACGTGGGTGATGCGTTGGAGACTGCCCTGGAGCAGCTCAATCGGCGCTATCAGCCCCGCCTGCGCTTCCAGAAGCAGCGACTGCTCAACGGCTACCGGCGCTTCGACCCAGCACGGGGCATGGAGTACACCCTGGACCTGCTGTTGGAATGTGTGACACAGCGTGGGCACCGGCGGGCCCTGGCTCGCAGGGTCAGCCTGCTGCGGCCACTGAGCCGGGTGGAAATCCTACCTATGCCCTATGTCACTGAGGCCACCCGAGTGCAGCTGGTGCTGCCGCTCCCGGTGGCTGAAGCTGCTGCAGCCCCGGCTTTCCTCGAGGCCTTTGCAGCCAATGTCCTGGAGCCACGAGAACATGCATTGCTCACCCTGTTGCTGGTCTATGGGCCACGAGAAGGTGGCCGTGGAGCTCCAGACCCATTTCTTGGGGTGAAGGCTGCAGCAGCTGAGTTAGAGCGACGGTACCCCGGGACGAGGCTGGCCTGGCTCGCTGTGCGAGCAGAGGCCCCTTCCCAGGTGCGACTCATGGACGTGGTCTCGAAGAAGCACCCTGTGGACACTCTCTTCTTCCTCACCACCGTGTGGACGAGGCCTGGGCCCGAAGTCCTCAACCGCTGTCGCATGAATGCCATCTCTGGTTGGCAGGCCTTCTTTCCTGTTCATTTCCAGGAGTTCAATCCTGCCCTGTCACCACAGAGATCACCCCCAGGGCCCCCGGGGGCTGGCCCTGACCCCCCCTCCCCTCCTGGTGCTGACCCCTCCCGGGGGGCTCCTATAGGGGGGAGATTTGACCGGCAGGCTTCTGCAGAGGGCTGCTTCTACAACGCTGACTACCTGGCGGCCCGAGCCCGGCTGGCAGGTGAACTGGCAGgccaggaagaggaggaagccCTGGAGGGGCTGGAGGTGATGGATGTTTTCCTCCGGTTCTCAGGGCTCCACCTCTTTCGGGCCGTAGAGCCAGGGCTGGTGCAGAAGTTCTCCCTGCGGGACTGCAGCCCACGGCTCAGTGAAGAACTCTACCACCGCTGCCGCCTCAGCAACCTGGAGGGGCTAGGAGGCCGTGCCCAGCTGGCCATGGCTCTTTTTGAGCAGGAGCAGGCCAATAGCACTTAG
- the CHPF2 gene encoding chondroitin sulfate glucuronyltransferase isoform X2, with protein MRLSSLLALLRPALPLILGLSLGCSLSLLRVSWIQGEGEDPCVEAVGERGGPQNPDSRARLDQSDEDFKPRIVPYYRDPNKPYKKVLRTRYIQTELGSRERLLVAVLTSRATLSTLAVAVNRTVAHHFPRLLYFTGQRGARAPAGMQVVSHGDERPAWLMSETLRHLHTHFGADYDWFFIMQDDTYVQAPRLAALAGHLSINQDLYLGRAEEFIGAGEQARYCHGGFGYLLSRSLLLRLRPHLDGCRGDILSARPDEWLGRCLIDSLGVGCVSQHQAQIRNLTVLTPEGEAGLSWPVGLPAPFTPHSRFEVLGWDYFTEQHTFSCADGAPKCPLQGASRADVGDALETALEQLNRRYQPRLRFQKQRLLNGYRRFDPARGMEYTLDLLLECVTQRGHRRALARRVSLLRPLSRVEILPMPYVTEATRVQLVLPLPVAEAAAAPAFLEAFAANVLEPREHALLTLLLVYGPREGGRGAPDPFLGVKAAAAELERRYPGTRLAWLAVRAEAPSQVRLMDVVSKKHPVDTLFFLTTVWTRPGPEVLNRCRMNAISGWQAFFPVHFQEFNPALSPQRSPPGPPGAGPDPPSPPGADPSRGAPIGGRFDRQASAEGCFYNADYLAARARLAGELAGQEEEEALEGLEVMDVFLRFSGLHLFRAVEPGLVQKFSLRDCSPRLSEELYHRCRLSNLEGLGGRAQLAMALFEQEQANST; from the exons ATGCGACTGAGCTCCCTGTTGGCTCTGCTGCGGCCAGCGCTTCCCCTCATCCTAGGGCTGTCTCTGGGGTGCAGCCTGAGCCTTCTGCGGGTTTCCTGGATCCAGGGGGAGGGAGAAGATCCCTGTGTCGAGGCTGTAGGGGAGCGAGGAGGGCCACAGAATCCAGATTCGAGAGCTCGGCTAGACCAAAGTGATGAAGACTTCAAACCCCGGATTGTCCCCTACTACAGGGACCCCAACAAGCCCTACAAGAAGGTGCTCAG GACTCGGTACATCCAGACAGAGCTGGGCTCCCGTGAGCGGTTGCTGGTGGCTGTCCTGACCTCCCGAGCTACACTGTCCACTTTGGCCGTCGCTGTGAACCGTACAGTGGCCCATCACTTCCCTCGGTTACTCTACTTCACTGGGCAGCGGGGGGCCCGGGCTCCAGCAGGGATGCAGGTGGTGTCTCATGGGGATGAGCGGCCCGCCTGGCTCATGTCAGAGACCCTGCGCCACCTTCACACACACTTTGGGGCCGACTACGACTGGTTCTTCATCATGCAGGATGACACATATGTGCAGGCCCCCCGTCTGGCAGCCCTTGCTGGCCACCTCAGCATCAACCAAGACCTGTACTTAGGCCGGGCAGAGGAGTTCATTGGCGCAGGCGAGCAGGCCCGGTACTGTCATGGGGGCTTTGGCTACCTGTTGTCGCGGAGTCTCCTGCTTCGTCTGCGGCCACATCTGGATGGCTGCCGAGGAGACATTCTCAGTGCCCGTCCTGACGAGTGGCTTGGACGCTGCCTCATTGACTCTCTGGGCGTCGGCTGTGTCTCACAGCACCAG GCTCAGATCCGGAACCTGACCGTGCTGACCCCCGAAGGGGAGGCAGGGCTGAGCTGGCCCGTTGGGCTCCCTGCTCCTTTCACACCACACTCTCGCTTTGAGGTGCTGGGCTGGGACTACTTCACAGAGCAGCACACCTTCTCCTGTGCAGATGGGGCTCCCAAGTGCCCACTACAGGGGGCTAGCAGGGCGGACGTGGGTGATGCGTTGGAGACTGCCCTGGAGCAGCTCAATCGGCGCTATCAGCCCCGCCTGCGCTTCCAGAAGCAGCGACTGCTCAACGGCTACCGGCGCTTCGACCCAGCACGGGGCATGGAGTACACCCTGGACCTGCTGTTGGAATGTGTGACACAGCGTGGGCACCGGCGGGCCCTGGCTCGCAGGGTCAGCCTGCTGCGGCCACTGAGCCGGGTGGAAATCCTACCTATGCCCTATGTCACTGAGGCCACCCGAGTGCAGCTGGTGCTGCCGCTCCCGGTGGCTGAAGCTGCTGCAGCCCCGGCTTTCCTCGAGGCCTTTGCAGCCAATGTCCTGGAGCCACGAGAACATGCATTGCTCACCCTGTTGCTGGTCTATGGGCCACGAGAAGGTGGCCGTGGAGCTCCAGACCCATTTCTTGGGGTGAAGGCTGCAGCAGCTGAGTTAGAGCGACGGTACCCCGGGACGAGGCTGGCCTGGCTCGCTGTGCGAGCAGAGGCCCCTTCCCAGGTGCGACTCATGGACGTGGTCTCGAAGAAGCACCCTGTGGACACTCTCTTCTTCCTCACCACCGTGTGGACGAGGCCTGGGCCCGAAGTCCTCAACCGCTGTCGCATGAATGCCATCTCTGGTTGGCAGGCCTTCTTTCCTGTTCATTTCCAGGAGTTCAATCCTGCCCTGTCACCACAGAGATCACCCCCAGGGCCCCCGGGGGCTGGCCCTGACCCCCCCTCCCCTCCTGGTGCTGACCCCTCCCGGGGGGCTCCTATAGGGGGGAGATTTGACCGGCAGGCTTCTGCAGAGGGCTGCTTCTACAACGCTGACTACCTGGCGGCCCGAGCCCGGCTGGCAGGTGAACTGGCAGgccaggaagaggaggaagccCTGGAGGGGCTGGAGGTGATGGATGTTTTCCTCCGGTTCTCAGGGCTCCACCTCTTTCGGGCCGTAGAGCCAGGGCTGGTGCAGAAGTTCTCCCTGCGGGACTGCAGCCCACGGCTCAGTGAAGAACTCTACCACCGCTGCCGCCTCAGCAACCTGGAGGGGCTAGGAGGCCGTGCCCAGCTGGCCATGGCTCTTTTTGAGCAGGAGCAGGCCAATAGCACTTAG
- the SMARCD3 gene encoding SWI/SNF-related matrix-associated actin-dependent regulator of chromatin subfamily D member 3 isoform X1 yields the protein MAADEVAGGARKATKSKLFEFLVHGVRPGMPSGARMPHQGAPMGPPGSPYMGSPAVRPGLAPAGMEPARKRAAPPPGQSQAQSQGQPVPTAPARSRSAKRRKMADKILPQRIRELVPESQAYMDLLAFERKLDQTIMRKRVDIQEALKRPMKQKRKLRLYISNTFNPAKPDAEDSDGSIASWELRVEGKLLDDPSKQKRKFSSFFKSLVIELDKDLYGPDNHLVEWHRTPTTQETDGFQVKRPGDLSVRCTLLLMLDYQPPQFKLDPRLARLLGLHTQSRSAIVQALWQYVKTNRLQDSHDKEYINGDKYFQQIFDCPRLKFSEIPQRLTALLLPPDPIVINHVISVDPSDQKKTACYDIDVEVEEPLKGQMSSFLLSTANQQEISALDSKIHETIESINQLKIQRDFMLSFSRDPKGYVQDLLRSQSRDLKVMTDVAGNPEEERRAEFYHQPWSQEAVSRYFYCKIQQRRQELEQSLVVRNT from the exons CGCCCCGGGATGCCGTCTGGAGCCCGGATGCCCCACCAGGGGGCGCCCATGGGCCCCCCGGGCTCCCCGTACATGGGCAGCCCCGCCGTGCGACCCGGCCTGGCCCCCGCGGGCATGGAGCCCGCCCGCAAGCGAGCAGCGCCCCCGCCCGGgcagagccaggcacagagccAGGGCCAGCCGGTGCCCACCGCCCCCGCGCGGAGCCGCAG tGCCAAGAGGAGGAAGATGGCTGACAAAATCCTCCCTCAAAGG ATTCGGGAGCTGGTCCCCGAGTCCCAGGCTTACATGGACCTCTTGGCGTTTGAGAGGAAACTGGATCAAACCATCATGCGGAAGCGGGTGGATATCCAGGAGGCTCTGAAGAGGCCCATGAAG CAAAAGCGGAAGCTGCGACTCTATATCTCCAACACTTTTAACCCTGCGAAGCCTGATGCTGAGGATTCCGACGGCAGCATTGCCTCCTGGGAGCTACGGGTGGAGGGGAAGCTCCTGGATGAT CCCAGCAAACAGAAGCGGAagttctcttctttcttcaagAGTTTGGTCATCGAGCTGGACAAAGATCTTTATGGCCCTGACAACCACCTCGTTGAG TGGCATCGGACACCCACGACCCAGGAGACAGACGGCTTCCAGGTGAAACGGCCTGGGGATCTGAGTGTGCGCTGCACACTGCTCCTCATGCTGGACTACCAG CCTCCCCAGTTCAAACTGGATCCCCGCCTAGCCCGGCTGCTGGGGTTGCACACACAGAGCCGCTCAGCCATCGTCCAGGCCCTGTGGCAGTATGTGAAGACCAACAGGCTGCAGGACTCCCATGACAAGGAATACATCAATGGGGACAAGTATTTCCAGCAG ATTTTTGATTGCCCCCGGCTGAAGTTTTCTGAGATTCCCCAGCGCCTCACAGCCCTGCTATTGCCCCCTGACCCAATTGTCATCAACCATGTCATCAG CGTGGACCCTTCAGACCAGAAGAAGACGGCGTGCTATGACATTGACGTGGAGGTGGAGGAGCCATTAAAGGGGCAGATGAGCAGCTTCCTCCTGTCCACGGCCAACCAGCAGGAGATCAGTGCTCTGGACAGTAAG ATCCATGAGACGATTGAGTCCATAAACCAGCTCAAGATCCAGAGGGACTTCATGCTAAGCTTCTCCAGAGACCCCAAAGGCTATGTCCAAGACCTGCTCCGCTCCCAGAGCCGGGACCTCAAG GTGATGACAGATGTAGCCGGCAACCCCGAAGAGGAGCGCCGGGCTGAGTTCTACCACCAGCCCTGGTCCCAGGAGGCCGTCAGTCGCTACTTCTACTGCAAG ATCCAGCAGCGCAGGCAGGAGCTGGAGCAGTCGCTGGTTGTGCGTAACACCTAG
- the SMARCD3 gene encoding SWI/SNF-related matrix-associated actin-dependent regulator of chromatin subfamily D member 3 isoform X3 — MADKILPQRIRELVPESQAYMDLLAFERKLDQTIMRKRVDIQEALKRPMKQKRKLRLYISNTFNPAKPDAEDSDGSIASWELRVEGKLLDDPSKQKRKFSSFFKSLVIELDKDLYGPDNHLVEWHRTPTTQETDGFQVKRPGDLSVRCTLLLMLDYQPPQFKLDPRLARLLGLHTQSRSAIVQALWQYVKTNRLQDSHDKEYINGDKYFQQIFDCPRLKFSEIPQRLTALLLPPDPIVINHVISVDPSDQKKTACYDIDVEVEEPLKGQMSSFLLSTANQQEISALDSKIHETIESINQLKIQRDFMLSFSRDPKGYVQDLLRSQSRDLKVMTDVAGNPEEERRAEFYHQPWSQEAVSRYFYCKIQQRRQELEQSLVVRNT; from the exons ATGGCTGACAAAATCCTCCCTCAAAGG ATTCGGGAGCTGGTCCCCGAGTCCCAGGCTTACATGGACCTCTTGGCGTTTGAGAGGAAACTGGATCAAACCATCATGCGGAAGCGGGTGGATATCCAGGAGGCTCTGAAGAGGCCCATGAAG CAAAAGCGGAAGCTGCGACTCTATATCTCCAACACTTTTAACCCTGCGAAGCCTGATGCTGAGGATTCCGACGGCAGCATTGCCTCCTGGGAGCTACGGGTGGAGGGGAAGCTCCTGGATGAT CCCAGCAAACAGAAGCGGAagttctcttctttcttcaagAGTTTGGTCATCGAGCTGGACAAAGATCTTTATGGCCCTGACAACCACCTCGTTGAG TGGCATCGGACACCCACGACCCAGGAGACAGACGGCTTCCAGGTGAAACGGCCTGGGGATCTGAGTGTGCGCTGCACACTGCTCCTCATGCTGGACTACCAG CCTCCCCAGTTCAAACTGGATCCCCGCCTAGCCCGGCTGCTGGGGTTGCACACACAGAGCCGCTCAGCCATCGTCCAGGCCCTGTGGCAGTATGTGAAGACCAACAGGCTGCAGGACTCCCATGACAAGGAATACATCAATGGGGACAAGTATTTCCAGCAG ATTTTTGATTGCCCCCGGCTGAAGTTTTCTGAGATTCCCCAGCGCCTCACAGCCCTGCTATTGCCCCCTGACCCAATTGTCATCAACCATGTCATCAG CGTGGACCCTTCAGACCAGAAGAAGACGGCGTGCTATGACATTGACGTGGAGGTGGAGGAGCCATTAAAGGGGCAGATGAGCAGCTTCCTCCTGTCCACGGCCAACCAGCAGGAGATCAGTGCTCTGGACAGTAAG ATCCATGAGACGATTGAGTCCATAAACCAGCTCAAGATCCAGAGGGACTTCATGCTAAGCTTCTCCAGAGACCCCAAAGGCTATGTCCAAGACCTGCTCCGCTCCCAGAGCCGGGACCTCAAG GTGATGACAGATGTAGCCGGCAACCCCGAAGAGGAGCGCCGGGCTGAGTTCTACCACCAGCCCTGGTCCCAGGAGGCCGTCAGTCGCTACTTCTACTGCAAG ATCCAGCAGCGCAGGCAGGAGCTGGAGCAGTCGCTGGTTGTGCGTAACACCTAG
- the SMARCD3 gene encoding SWI/SNF-related matrix-associated actin-dependent regulator of chromatin subfamily D member 3 isoform X2: MTPGLQHPPTVVQRPGMPSGARMPHQGAPMGPPGSPYMGSPAVRPGLAPAGMEPARKRAAPPPGQSQAQSQGQPVPTAPARSRSAKRRKMADKILPQRIRELVPESQAYMDLLAFERKLDQTIMRKRVDIQEALKRPMKQKRKLRLYISNTFNPAKPDAEDSDGSIASWELRVEGKLLDDPSKQKRKFSSFFKSLVIELDKDLYGPDNHLVEWHRTPTTQETDGFQVKRPGDLSVRCTLLLMLDYQPPQFKLDPRLARLLGLHTQSRSAIVQALWQYVKTNRLQDSHDKEYINGDKYFQQIFDCPRLKFSEIPQRLTALLLPPDPIVINHVISVDPSDQKKTACYDIDVEVEEPLKGQMSSFLLSTANQQEISALDSKIHETIESINQLKIQRDFMLSFSRDPKGYVQDLLRSQSRDLKVMTDVAGNPEEERRAEFYHQPWSQEAVSRYFYCKIQQRRQELEQSLVVRNT; this comes from the exons CGCCCCGGGATGCCGTCTGGAGCCCGGATGCCCCACCAGGGGGCGCCCATGGGCCCCCCGGGCTCCCCGTACATGGGCAGCCCCGCCGTGCGACCCGGCCTGGCCCCCGCGGGCATGGAGCCCGCCCGCAAGCGAGCAGCGCCCCCGCCCGGgcagagccaggcacagagccAGGGCCAGCCGGTGCCCACCGCCCCCGCGCGGAGCCGCAG tGCCAAGAGGAGGAAGATGGCTGACAAAATCCTCCCTCAAAGG ATTCGGGAGCTGGTCCCCGAGTCCCAGGCTTACATGGACCTCTTGGCGTTTGAGAGGAAACTGGATCAAACCATCATGCGGAAGCGGGTGGATATCCAGGAGGCTCTGAAGAGGCCCATGAAG CAAAAGCGGAAGCTGCGACTCTATATCTCCAACACTTTTAACCCTGCGAAGCCTGATGCTGAGGATTCCGACGGCAGCATTGCCTCCTGGGAGCTACGGGTGGAGGGGAAGCTCCTGGATGAT CCCAGCAAACAGAAGCGGAagttctcttctttcttcaagAGTTTGGTCATCGAGCTGGACAAAGATCTTTATGGCCCTGACAACCACCTCGTTGAG TGGCATCGGACACCCACGACCCAGGAGACAGACGGCTTCCAGGTGAAACGGCCTGGGGATCTGAGTGTGCGCTGCACACTGCTCCTCATGCTGGACTACCAG CCTCCCCAGTTCAAACTGGATCCCCGCCTAGCCCGGCTGCTGGGGTTGCACACACAGAGCCGCTCAGCCATCGTCCAGGCCCTGTGGCAGTATGTGAAGACCAACAGGCTGCAGGACTCCCATGACAAGGAATACATCAATGGGGACAAGTATTTCCAGCAG ATTTTTGATTGCCCCCGGCTGAAGTTTTCTGAGATTCCCCAGCGCCTCACAGCCCTGCTATTGCCCCCTGACCCAATTGTCATCAACCATGTCATCAG CGTGGACCCTTCAGACCAGAAGAAGACGGCGTGCTATGACATTGACGTGGAGGTGGAGGAGCCATTAAAGGGGCAGATGAGCAGCTTCCTCCTGTCCACGGCCAACCAGCAGGAGATCAGTGCTCTGGACAGTAAG ATCCATGAGACGATTGAGTCCATAAACCAGCTCAAGATCCAGAGGGACTTCATGCTAAGCTTCTCCAGAGACCCCAAAGGCTATGTCCAAGACCTGCTCCGCTCCCAGAGCCGGGACCTCAAG GTGATGACAGATGTAGCCGGCAACCCCGAAGAGGAGCGCCGGGCTGAGTTCTACCACCAGCCCTGGTCCCAGGAGGCCGTCAGTCGCTACTTCTACTGCAAG ATCCAGCAGCGCAGGCAGGAGCTGGAGCAGTCGCTGGTTGTGCGTAACACCTAG